Below is a genomic region from Leptotrichia shahii.
CATTGTTGCCATCTTATTCCCTCCTATGCTTAAGTTATTTGTAAAAGTCTAAAATCTCCAATAATTACAATACTTTTACACTTGTAATTCTTACTATTTTTCTCTGACATTTTTGATATAAAATTTTAATATTTCAGGTTAAAATACTGTATTTTTTGAGTTTTTATATTATTACTTTTACAATCACCTATTATACTATTTTAGACTTTAATAGTATACCCTATTTTTTTTCAAAATCAATATGTACTTACAATTTTTTTCATCTAAATATTTTAATAACAAAGTAATTTAAATAAAATATTATTTTATATCATTTTCTAATAAGAGGTCTTGATCCCTTGCTAAACAGCATGTAATTTATAATAAATCTGCTATTTAAATGGGAAATAGTATCAAACTCTATTACAAAAAAAATGAAGAGTCTTAAAAACGCCTCCAAAATGTCTCCAAAGGTATTTTTAAATCTCTTCAAGCTATGTAAATATTGTATTTTATTTATAAAATGGCGCACCTGACAGGAGTTGAACCCATAGCCTTCTGATCCGTAGTCAGACGCTCTATCCAATTGAGCTACAGATGCATGTATATTTTTTCCATTCTTTTATTAAAAAAAAATGGCGGAGAAGGAGGGATTTGAACCCTCGATCCAAGTTTTAGCCCGGATACTCCCTTAGCAGGGGAGCGCATTCGGCCTCTCTGCCACTTCTCCAAAATTATTCAAATGGCGGGTGAACTGGGATTCGAACCCAGACATCTTGCGATTTCGCCGGTTTTCAAGACCGGTCCCTTAGCCGTTCGGACATCCACCCATAAACTACTCAGTAAGTATATCATACTTTTATATTAATTGTCAATAACTTTTTTCATATTTTCTAAAATATGCTTGAACCAATTTAAAATTGAACTATTAAAAATTATACAAACTTAAGGTTTGAGTAAATAGTTATAGCTTTTGAATTTGGTTTTAGATCAGTTTACTATAGCACAAAAAAATATGCCATTCTCTTATAGTTAAAACTACTAGTGTCTTGGCATAATTTATAAATTAATTTTATATTTTTCTATTTTAATTTCCATGCTGTTGGTGAGAATAATATTAACATTGGAAAAATTTCTAATCTTCCTGCTAACATTCCAAAACTTAAAATTACTTTTGCAAAATTGCTTAATTCAGCAAAACTAAATGCTGGTCCAACTTTTCCCAATCCAGGTCCAATGTTGTTAAATGTAGCAGCAACAGCACTGAAAGCTGTCATAAAGTCATCTGTAGAATAAGAAATCATTAGCAATATTCCTCCAAAAACTAATGAATAAACCAAAAAGTATACTGCAATGCTTTTTTGCATTTTCATATTTACAGGTTTGTCATCATATTTTATTGTAACTACACGATTCGGGCTTATCATTTGAATTATTTCTGCAAAATAGATTTTTACCATTAAAACGACTCTTGATATTTTTAATCCTCCAGCCGTAGATCCCGCACATGCTCCAAAGAACATTAAAATTAACAATATAACTTGTGAAAATAGCGGCCATTTTCCAAAATCAGCTGTGGAATATCCTGTTGTCGTAATAACCGATGAAACCGAGAAAAATACATCTCTTATACAATGTAAAATTGAATCATAACCTTTGCAGATATTTAGAACTATTAGGACAATCGCTCCAAATACGATTAACAAATAATATTTTAACTCTTCATTTTTAAATACATCTTTTATCTTTCCAATTAAAATAAAATAATAAATGTTAAAGTTTACTCCAAACACTATCATTCCAATTCCAAGCACTACTTCAATGTAAGGACTATTGTATGGTAAAATACTTCCGTTTCTTACTCCAAATCCACCTGTTCCAGCTGTACCAAATGCCATAAGTGAAGATTCAAATAAATCAAGTCCTCCAAACATTAGTAAAATTATTAAAACTATTGTCATAACAATGTAAATTTTGTAAAGCATTCTGGCAGTTGTTGACAATTTTGAAACTAATTTTCCAAATGTTGGTCCAGGAACTTCAGCCTTCATTACGTGAACTGATGTTGCAGAACTTGGAAAAATTGCAAGTGCTAGTACCAGAACTCCCATTCCTCCCACAAAATGGGTAAAACTCCTCCAAAACAAATTAGAATGGCTAATTTTAGTAAGATCTGTTATTATGCTTGATCCTGTTGTTGTAAATCCGCTTACAATTTCAAAAAAAGCATCAATAAACGACGGTATTTCCTTTGTAAACACAAACGGCAATGCTCCAAATATAGACATCAGAATCCAAGACAAGGACACTATTATGTACCCTTCTCTTCCTTGAATCCTCTGATCTTCAGGAAGTTTCGCCGAAAGTGCAAATCCAATTGCCAAAAGAAGAGCTATTACAGATCCGTAAGCAATTTTATATTTTGCACTTTCATTATATAAAAAACTTATAATCAAAGGCAAAACCATTAATCCAGCCTCAAGTATAAGTATTTTTCCGATTATAAAACTTATCATTTTTTTATTCATTTTTACTCCTTAAACCCAATATGTATATCAAAAGTTTATACAGCAGTATTTTTTAGCTTAATTCTAAAATTTTTAATAAAAAATTTTAGCTGTCATTTTATTTTTAGGGCTTTCACTTTTATATTAACACATATTTAAATTTTATTCTAGAATATCATCAAAATCTTCGATCGAAGATGCTGTTGTAACGACCATCACACTATCGTTAATTTTTATTGCATCATTTCCTCCAGGAAAAATCATTTTGCCATCTCTTAATATGCTTGCAATTAATGTACCTTTTTTTATTTTTAAATCTTTCAGCGAGATATCAATAGCACGGCTGTTTTTATTAATTTCAAAAGTAATAAATTCTACTTGACTTTCTAACCTATATAGAAAGCTCATTGTAGAGCCTCGCATATTAGTTTTTGATCTTACAACGCTTATTATCATATCGGAAATAACTTTTTTAGGTACAACTGTAGATGTTCTTGTATTTTTTTCAAGTATTGAAAGCATTAGAGTCCTGTTCATTTTTGTGATTAATTTAGAATTTGTTATGGAATTTACAAACATTGTAATAACTGTATTCTCTTCGTCACTATCTGTAAGAATTACAGTTGAATCATAATTATTTATCCCTTCCTGCATCAGAAATTCCTGATCAGCTTCATCTCCTCTTATTACAATTGCCTTTGGATACGACTCACTTAATTTTTCTGCACGTTCCTTATTATTTTCTATAACTTTTACTTTAATTTTGTTTTCCAGCAGCTTTCCTATTAAATAATGGGAAATTGTTCCTCCACCAACAAGCAGTGCAGAATCAATTTTTAAATTACTTTTTTCGATTTTATCGTAAAATTTATGTACTGCCTCCTTTGATCCTGCAATATGGACAATATCCCCTTCTAAGATAGTAAAATCTCCACTTGGAATAAATACATCTTCACCTCTTCTAACAGTACAAATAATCACTTTATCCTTTGAACTGAATTCGAGTTCTTTTAACTGCATTCCATTTAAAAAGTTATCTTTTTGAACTCTTATTGAAATAAATCCAGCTCTTTGACCAAAAAAGTTTTCTACACTTAAAGCGACTGGAAACATTAATTTATTTGCAATACTTTTAGCAGTTTCCTGTTCAGGATTTATCATAAGAGAAATTCCAAGCCCTTCCCTTACAAACTGCATATTTGAACTATATTCAGGATTTCTCACTCTTGCTATTGTAAATTTTGTTCCAAGTTTTTTTGCTATAATAGAAGAAATTATATTTAACTCATCTGATTCTGTCGCTGCAATAAAAATATCAGCAGTATCTGTTCCCGCTTCCAGCAAAGTTTCATAAGAAGCTCCATTCCCAACAAGTCCAGTTATATCATAAGTTTCTACAAGTTTATTTAATATTTTTTCTTCCTTTTCAATAAGAATAACATCATTTCCTTCTGCTGAAAGTTCACTGCAAAGTGACTCTCCAACAACACCAGCTCCCGCTATAACTATTTTCATATTTTTTTCTCTTTCTTTATAAAATTTTTATTTATTTTTTACATAATCTAATTATATGTTTTTTTATTTAAAAAAGTGGTCAAAACTTTTATAATACCATAGTAAAACTGATTTAAAGCCAAACTCAAAAGCTATAACTATTTTACTCAAACCTTAAGTTTATATAATTTTTTATAGCTCAATTTTAAACGGATTCAAATATATTTTGCAACTTCCTTTGCATAATAAGTAATAATCGCATTTGCTCCAGCACGTTTCATAGCATACATTTGCTCCATCACAATTTTCATTTCATCAATCCAGCAATTTTGAGCCGCAGCTTTTACCATCGAATATTCACCCGAAACACTGTAAGCCACGATCGGAACTTCAAAATTATCACTTACTTTTTTTATTATATCAAGATATGCCATAGCAGGCTTTACAATTATAATATCCGCTCCTTGCCGTAAATCTTCATCAACTTCGTCTATTGCATCCTTT
It encodes:
- a CDS encoding TrkH family potassium uptake protein, with the translated sequence MNKKMISFIIGKILILEAGLMVLPLIISFLYNESAKYKIAYGSVIALLLAIGFALSAKLPEDQRIQGREGYIIVSLSWILMSIFGALPFVFTKEIPSFIDAFFEIVSGFTTTGSSIITDLTKISHSNLFWRSFTHFVGGMGVLVLALAIFPSSATSVHVMKAEVPGPTFGKLVSKLSTTARMLYKIYIVMTIVLIILLMFGGLDLFESSLMAFGTAGTGGFGVRNGSILPYNSPYIEVVLGIGMIVFGVNFNIYYFILIGKIKDVFKNEELKYYLLIVFGAIVLIVLNICKGYDSILHCIRDVFFSVSSVITTTGYSTADFGKWPLFSQVILLILMFFGACAGSTAGGLKISRVVLMVKIYFAEIIQMISPNRVVTIKYDDKPVNMKMQKSIAVYFLVYSLVFGGILLMISYSTDDFMTAFSAVAATFNNIGPGLGKVGPAFSFAELSNFAKVILSFGMLAGRLEIFPMLILFSPTAWKLK
- the trkA gene encoding Trk system potassium transporter TrkA; amino-acid sequence: MKIVIAGAGVVGESLCSELSAEGNDVILIEKEEKILNKLVETYDITGLVGNGASYETLLEAGTDTADIFIAATESDELNIISSIIAKKLGTKFTIARVRNPEYSSNMQFVREGLGISLMINPEQETAKSIANKLMFPVALSVENFFGQRAGFISIRVQKDNFLNGMQLKELEFSSKDKVIICTVRRGEDVFIPSGDFTILEGDIVHIAGSKEAVHKFYDKIEKSNLKIDSALLVGGGTISHYLIGKLLENKIKVKVIENNKERAEKLSESYPKAIVIRGDEADQEFLMQEGINNYDSTVILTDSDEENTVITMFVNSITNSKLITKMNRTLMLSILEKNTRTSTVVPKKVISDMIISVVRSKTNMRGSTMSFLYRLESQVEFITFEINKNSRAIDISLKDLKIKKGTLIASILRDGKMIFPGGNDAIKINDSVMVVTTASSIEDFDDILE